The Deltaproteobacteria bacterium genome has a segment encoding these proteins:
- a CDS encoding DUF3108 domain-containing protein yields MLLGACLCLCPCVATDGATPRAFVPGETLTFDLRWGYVGAGTAVLSVLPMARLNGSDAYHFELTARTNETIDRIFKIRDRLESYADADMAHSLLFKQEIREGEYRNDRVITFDWKKGRLKCVSDENTPRYRPVMPGTFDLLAAFFYLRLQPVMPSSQLECPITDGKRNVIGKVNILRREKIEVQNKVYDTYVLEPLMDEVEVFNSNEESAIRLWVTADERRLPVRVESRLLLGYFSAELRNTEPLLQDSSKN; encoded by the coding sequence ATGCTTTTGGGGGCATGCCTGTGCCTTTGTCCGTGTGTAGCGACGGATGGCGCCACGCCCCGTGCATTTGTCCCGGGGGAAACGTTGACCTTCGATTTGCGTTGGGGGTACGTCGGCGCGGGCACTGCCGTTTTGAGCGTGCTGCCCATGGCCAGGCTGAACGGGTCTGATGCCTACCATTTCGAATTGACGGCACGAACCAACGAAACCATTGACCGGATATTCAAAATCAGAGACCGGCTGGAATCGTATGCGGATGCCGACATGGCCCATTCGCTGCTGTTCAAACAAGAGATTCGCGAAGGGGAATACCGGAATGACAGGGTGATAACCTTTGACTGGAAAAAAGGACGGCTCAAATGCGTCAGCGATGAAAACACGCCCAGGTATCGCCCGGTGATGCCGGGGACCTTCGATCTTTTGGCGGCCTTTTTTTATCTCCGCCTTCAGCCTGTGATGCCGTCATCTCAACTCGAATGCCCGATTACCGACGGGAAAAGGAATGTCATCGGCAAGGTAAACATCCTGCGCAGGGAAAAGATCGAGGTACAAAACAAGGTATACGACACCTACGTGCTCGAACCCCTCATGGACGAGGTCGAGGTTTTCAACAGCAATGAGGAATCCGCCATCCGCCTATGGGTAACCGCGGATGAGAGACGGCTTCCCGTACGGGTCGAAAGCCGCCTGCTATTGGGCTATTTCAGTGCCGAACTTCGCAATACGGAGCCGTTGCTTCAGGATTCCTCGAAAAATTGA